One genomic region from Thermoanaerobaculia bacterium encodes:
- a CDS encoding NYN domain-containing protein has translation MAAALAPPFEVFEAPAPPAPPAFAPSETVMFTSSGGPSPMPTSSNDEQRLAVFIDFDNLAIGAREAKYPKFDIDLMLERLLEKGKIVYKKAYADWSRYLDYKRPFHENAIELIDIPQRSYTGKNSADIRLVVDAMDLCYSKGHITTFVIASGDSDFSPLVSKLKENDKRTLGVGVKNSSSDLLVSNCDEFIFYEDLVRGPAAGLPSLDQLPEKRREVFRLMLDSILALKRENKDVIWGSMVKQTMQRKKPYFNESYYGFDSFSTLLEEAQ, from the coding sequence GTGGCCGCCGCTCTCGCGCCTCCCTTCGAGGTCTTCGAGGCGCCGGCACCTCCGGCGCCGCCGGCGTTCGCGCCGTCCGAGACCGTGATGTTCACCTCCAGCGGAGGGCCGTCCCCGATGCCCACCTCTTCCAACGACGAACAGCGCCTGGCGGTCTTCATCGACTTCGACAACCTCGCGATCGGCGCGCGGGAGGCGAAGTATCCGAAGTTCGACATCGACCTCATGCTGGAGCGGCTGCTCGAGAAGGGGAAGATCGTCTACAAGAAGGCCTATGCCGACTGGAGCCGCTACCTCGACTACAAGCGGCCCTTCCACGAGAACGCGATCGAGCTGATCGACATCCCGCAGCGGAGCTACACGGGGAAGAACTCGGCCGACATCCGGCTCGTCGTCGACGCGATGGACCTCTGCTACTCGAAGGGGCACATCACGACCTTCGTGATCGCGTCCGGGGATTCCGATTTCTCGCCGCTCGTCTCGAAGTTGAAGGAGAACGACAAGCGGACGCTCGGCGTCGGCGTGAAGAACTCCTCGTCGGACCTCCTCGTCTCCAACTGCGACGAGTTCATCTTCTACGAGGACCTCGTGCGCGGGCCCGCCGCGGGTCTTCCGTCCCTCGACCAGCTGCCGGAGAAGCGCCGCGAGGTGTTCCGCCTGATGCTCGACTCGATCCTGGCCTTGAAGCGCGAGAACAAGGACGTGATCTGGGGATCGATGGTCAAGCAGACGATGCAGCGCAAGAAGCCGTACTTCAACGAGAGCTACTACGGATTCGACTCGTTCTCGACCCTGCTCGAGGAGGCACAG
- a CDS encoding PaaI family thioesterase → MEGISPDLKERLSDRLRNHPIAAMLHPTIEELSLDGCTLRMPFRPEISNGHGAVHGGVLATLADSAMAFALSTNFDGEMGFATADLTIHYFKRARTDVTARARVVKKGKRINVGTIDLYDDGGDLVATVLTSFLLTSPADPAECEL, encoded by the coding sequence ATGGAAGGCATTTCGCCGGACCTGAAGGAGAGACTCTCCGACCGGCTCAGAAACCACCCGATCGCCGCGATGCTCCATCCGACGATCGAGGAGCTCTCGCTCGACGGGTGCACGCTGCGGATGCCCTTCCGTCCCGAGATCTCGAACGGCCACGGCGCGGTTCACGGCGGGGTGCTCGCGACCCTCGCCGATTCCGCCATGGCGTTCGCGCTCTCGACGAATTTCGACGGAGAGATGGGGTTTGCGACCGCGGACCTCACCATCCACTACTTCAAGAGGGCCCGGACGGACGTCACCGCCCGCGCCCGCGTGGTCAAGAAAGGAAAACGCATCAACGTGGGAACCATCGATCTGTACGACGACGGAGGGGACCTGGTCGCGACCGTGCTGACCTCGTTCCTCCTGACGAGCCCGGCCGACCCGGCCGAGTGCGAGCTGTGA